From a single Campylobacter concisus genomic region:
- a CDS encoding response regulator transcription factor — protein sequence MKILLLEDDLGFQESVCEFLQTLGYEVTAVSDGQEACDLIEKNFYHLFILDIKVPGVNGHEVIKYIRSLNPNAPIMITTSLVDIGDMAIGYELGCNEYLKKPFELAELKFRVAELMRKYYGTDDKNIVKINDEFSFNLNKRALFKNGKMVDLSAKEVALVECLVSHLNSYVSMEELRDLVWNDKEIEGADIRMHVLKIRNKTTSDFITSKRRIGYKIDAQEL from the coding sequence TTGAAAATTTTGCTTTTAGAAGATGATTTAGGTTTTCAAGAGAGCGTCTGTGAGTTTTTGCAGACGCTTGGTTATGAAGTTACAGCGGTGAGCGATGGCCAAGAAGCGTGTGATCTGATAGAGAAAAATTTCTATCATCTTTTTATACTTGATATAAAAGTCCCTGGCGTAAATGGACATGAAGTTATCAAGTACATAAGGAGCTTAAATCCAAACGCTCCTATCATGATAACAACATCTTTAGTTGATATAGGCGATATGGCTATTGGCTACGAGCTTGGCTGTAACGAATACCTAAAAAAGCCATTTGAGCTTGCTGAGCTTAAATTTAGAGTAGCTGAGCTTATGAGAAAATACTATGGAACTGACGATAAAAACATAGTAAAGATCAATGACGAGTTTAGCTTTAATCTAAACAAGCGTGCGCTATTTAAAAACGGCAAAATGGTCGATCTTAGTGCAAAAGAAGTCGCACTTGTTGAGTGTCTAGTTTCACATCTAAATTCTTACGTCAGCATGGAAGAGCTAAGAGATCTTGTCTGGAATGATAAAGAGATAGAAGGCGCTGATATTAGAATGCACGTTTTAAAGATAAGAAACAAAACAACTAGTGACTTTATCACTTCAAAGAGGCGTATAGGCTACAAGATAGATGCACAAGAGCTTTAA
- a CDS encoding sensor histidine kinase: protein MHKSFKIQIIATFVIMSLFCFQSFVILNLSQKNSTSKALFGAMKHETIIKNSFLKNENITPSLNYKFAIYDVNFNPIISNLAKQPSNFKFVTLEENGCLFYKSFFIKDKTPYYIVVEKELDNEKSIFLAALMLIVILVAVLFIVYFLYLSSVKPYKEFQKYMNNFFNDAMHELKTPLGVAGMNLEMLGLENKYITRIKNALKQMQITYEDVEYFIKRGYIKFLLERLNLGEYIIERVKFLSSVADVKHIVVKTNLASDAFTMLSRVEAQRIIDNTITNAIKYSPKESEIIVNLELEADRINLSVQDFGKGIKDVKKVWKRYVREDEIQGGFGLGLNIVSEICQKHGITYGVDSVYGEGSTFYYKFKRA, encoded by the coding sequence ATGCACAAGAGCTTTAAGATCCAGATCATAGCGACATTTGTGATAATGTCGCTTTTTTGTTTTCAAAGCTTTGTGATCTTAAATTTAAGCCAAAAAAATAGTACTTCAAAAGCTCTTTTTGGTGCGATGAAGCATGAAACTATTATCAAAAATTCGTTTTTAAAAAATGAAAATATAACTCCTTCTTTAAATTATAAATTTGCAATCTATGATGTAAATTTTAATCCTATTATTTCAAATCTCGCCAAGCAGCCAAGCAACTTTAAATTTGTAACACTTGAAGAAAATGGCTGCTTGTTTTATAAAAGTTTTTTTATAAAGGATAAAACGCCTTATTACATTGTCGTTGAAAAAGAGCTTGATAATGAAAAAAGCATATTTCTAGCGGCACTTATGCTCATTGTCATCCTTGTGGCGGTGCTTTTTATCGTCTATTTTTTATATCTAAGCAGCGTTAAGCCTTATAAAGAGTTTCAAAAATATATGAACAACTTCTTTAACGACGCCATGCACGAGCTAAAGACCCCACTTGGTGTGGCTGGCATGAACCTTGAGATGCTTGGACTTGAAAACAAGTATATAACCCGCATCAAAAACGCCCTAAAACAGATGCAAATAACCTACGAAGATGTCGAGTATTTTATAAAGCGAGGCTACATAAAATTCCTACTTGAGCGGCTAAATTTAGGCGAATACATAATAGAGAGAGTGAAATTTCTCTCAAGCGTGGCTGATGTTAAGCATATCGTGGTAAAGACAAATTTGGCAAGCGATGCATTTACTATGCTAAGCAGAGTTGAAGCTCAACGTATCATCGATAACACCATCACAAACGCCATAAAATACAGCCCAAAAGAGAGCGAGATAATAGTAAATTTAGAGCTTGAAGCAGACCGCATAAATCTTAGCGTGCAGGACTTTGGCAAGGGGATAAAGGACGTCAAAAAAGTCTGGAAAAGATACGTCAGAGAGGATGAAATCCAAGGCGGCTTTGGTCTTGGGCTAAATATCGTCAGCGAAATTTGCCAAAAACATGGCATTACATACGGCGTTGATAGCGTCTACGGCGAGGGTAGCACCTTTTATTATAAATTTAAACGAGCTTAA
- the ruvB gene encoding Holliday junction branch migration DNA helicase RuvB, with protein sequence MDRIVEIEKVSFENDFEVSLRPTKFEDYIGQEKIKQNLDVFIKAAKKRNECLDHVLFYGPPGLGKTTLAHIIANEMGVSIKMTAAPMIEKSGDLAAILTNLQEGDVLFIDEIHRLSPAIEEVLYPAMEDFRLDIIIGSGPAAQTIKIDLPKFTLIGATTRAGMISAPLRDRFGMDFRLQFYTSSELSRIVQIASAKLGKECDKNASLEIAKRSRATPRIALRLLKRIRDFAEVNDEQIISHERAKEGLNALGVNSLGFDEMDIRYLEILMQARRRPMGLSTIAAALSEDEGTVEDVIEPYLLANGFIERTAKGRIASAKCFETFNIKIDIEKGLFE encoded by the coding sequence TTGGATAGAATCGTTGAAATCGAAAAAGTAAGCTTTGAAAATGACTTTGAAGTCTCGCTTAGACCGACAAAATTTGAAGACTACATCGGCCAAGAAAAGATCAAGCAAAATTTAGATGTCTTTATAAAAGCAGCCAAAAAGCGAAACGAGTGCCTAGATCACGTGCTATTTTACGGCCCTCCAGGACTTGGTAAAACAACCCTTGCTCACATCATAGCAAACGAAATGGGCGTAAGTATAAAAATGACTGCAGCGCCAATGATAGAAAAGAGTGGCGACCTGGCGGCGATCCTTACAAATTTACAAGAGGGCGACGTGCTTTTTATCGATGAGATCCACCGTCTAAGCCCAGCTATCGAGGAGGTGCTTTACCCTGCGATGGAGGACTTTAGGCTAGACATTATCATAGGCTCTGGCCCAGCTGCCCAGACTATCAAGATAGACTTGCCAAAATTTACGCTCATTGGTGCAACGACACGTGCTGGCATGATCTCAGCGCCTTTAAGAGACCGCTTTGGAATGGATTTTAGGCTACAGTTTTACACAAGCAGTGAGCTAAGTCGTATCGTGCAGATCGCCTCAGCTAAGCTTGGCAAAGAGTGTGACAAAAATGCCTCGCTTGAGATCGCCAAACGCTCACGTGCCACGCCTAGGATCGCTCTTAGACTATTAAAGCGAATTCGCGATTTTGCCGAGGTAAATGACGAGCAAATCATCAGTCACGAGCGTGCAAAAGAGGGACTTAATGCACTTGGTGTAAATTCGCTTGGATTTGATGAGATGGATATTAGGTATTTAGAAATTTTGATGCAAGCAAGACGCCGTCCTATGGGTCTTAGTACGATCGCTGCGGCACTTAGTGAGGACGAGGGCACGGTTGAGGACGTCATCGAGCCATATCTACTTGCAAATGGCTTTATCGAGCGCACCGCAAAGGGCAGGATCGCAAGTGCGAAGTGCTTTGAGACATTTAACATCAAGATCGATATCGAAAAAGGGCTTTTTGAGTAG
- a CDS encoding cytochrome C: protein MSEPHLCPKCEQRTIYFDGICYDCRQKEKLEFYQGLSEAEIKQKLKNVLAHTDEIGKYDEIYSDLVYIFYLYGICDEQIIREVTKQGEYYPFEIYKNAPSDVRDELISSLSGAENTVKINHILCALAWQGDEVVRELFFKLYKAPKPWKAKLHVGTDAYAKVAGWSFDESGKRKSLVFDRCFTCEPSQNADASVKFKALSDEKCKFCSGEMLEFIIKKESLKRLGLELKNNAVLKFCPTCVGLVQYFCQNDGNSVQTKIVGEGESEDYLRDAVATLDGQNFELASEVCAHYSYMIDSEILLGGYPQWEQDAEYLKCPKCSKSMKYLAQIPLGSLVDGEGTIYVQICDECEIVGANFQCT, encoded by the coding sequence ATGAGCGAGCCACATCTTTGTCCTAAGTGCGAGCAAAGGACGATTTACTTTGATGGGATCTGCTATGATTGCAGACAAAAAGAGAAACTGGAGTTTTATCAAGGCTTAAGCGAGGCTGAGATTAAACAAAAGCTAAAAAATGTCCTAGCTCACACAGACGAGATAGGCAAATATGATGAAATTTACAGCGATCTTGTCTATATTTTCTACCTATACGGCATTTGTGATGAGCAGATAATAAGAGAAGTGACCAAGCAGGGCGAATACTATCCATTTGAAATTTACAAAAACGCTCCAAGTGACGTGAGAGATGAGCTCATAAGTAGTCTAAGTGGCGCTGAAAATACGGTAAAAATCAATCACATCCTTTGTGCACTTGCATGGCAGGGCGATGAGGTGGTGAGGGAGCTATTTTTTAAACTTTATAAGGCGCCAAAGCCTTGGAAAGCAAAGCTTCACGTTGGTACTGACGCATACGCCAAGGTTGCTGGCTGGAGCTTTGACGAGAGTGGCAAGAGAAAAAGCCTAGTTTTTGATAGGTGTTTTACATGTGAGCCAAGCCAAAACGCAGATGCAAGCGTTAAATTTAAAGCACTAAGCGATGAAAAATGTAAATTTTGTAGCGGTGAGATGCTGGAATTTATCATTAAAAAAGAGAGCTTAAAACGACTTGGCTTAGAGCTTAAAAACAATGCTGTGCTTAAATTTTGCCCAACATGCGTTGGCCTTGTGCAGTACTTTTGCCAAAATGACGGCAATAGCGTGCAAACAAAGATAGTAGGCGAGGGTGAGAGTGAGGACTATTTAAGAGACGCTGTGGCAACGCTTGATGGGCAAAATTTCGAGCTAGCCAGCGAGGTTTGCGCTCACTACTCGTATATGATAGATAGTGAAATTTTGCTTGGAGGATATCCGCAGTGGGAGCAAGATGCTGAGTATTTAAAATGTCCAAAATGCAGCAAAAGCATGAAATATCTAGCACAAATTCCTCTTGGAAGTCTAGTAGATGGCGAGGGAACTATATATGTTCAAATATGTGATGAATGCGAGATCGTTGGGGCAAATTTTCAGTGCACGTAA